The bacterium genomic interval CACCTGCACCGTGGTCACCGCCCGGTCCTCCTTGACCACCTTGATTATAGGAAATAGTGTTAGTTGATATGGTAACATTTGTTGATGAGATTAAATATATTCCTACACCAATACCGCCTGCACCACCTGCACCCAAACCATTACCACTACCACCACCACCACCACTATTATTAGAGATGGTATTACCTGTAATAATATTAGTATTTGATGATAAATATATCCCTGCACCAATACCTCCTCCACCTGCTGAAGAGAATAGAAATCCCTCTCTCCCTCCTTGCCCACCATTATTATTAGAGATGGTGTTATCTGTAATAGTATTATTAGTGGATGATTCTAAGTAAATCCCTACACCAGTACCTCCGCGGCCACCTGCCGCGCGATCAGCACCTTGACCGCCTTCTCCACCATTATTATTGGAGATGATATTATCTATGATAGTAGTATTAGTCGAAGATAATAAGTATATTCCTGCACCTATACCTCCTCCACCACCTGAGATTCCATAATCAGCTGGTCCACCTTGCCCCCCTTGATTATTTGAAATAATATTTCCGGCAAGAGTATTATTGGTGGATGAAAAGAGACAAATTCCTGCTCCTATTTCACCATCTGCACATATAGAACCGTCATCACCTTTATTATTTCTAATTGTATTATGAGTAATAGTAATTTTGAAAACATTTTCTAAATAAATCGCTTGTTTACCATATTCTATAAGAGAATAACTAATTGTTCCTTTACTCTGGACACCACTAAATTTAATACTATTCCAATTACCTGGAGTAGGTGTACCTGCATTAGATGTAAAAGTAATCGTTCCATCAAGTGTGCCAATAGCTGATAATGTTCCATTAAACCACCAACGAAGTATTAGTAGCAAATCTCACTTCTACCTTGGGCTCAATGACAAGTGTTTCCCCAGAAAGGACAGTAACAGTACCTGTCACTACATAAGGGCTATTACTTAAACTCCATATACCACTTTGATTACCATTTACTTCCACTGCTTCTCCTATTTCTATGTTAAAGAAACTTCCTATTATTAATAAATAAACTACCACTTTTATCTTTTTCCACATTTTTTATTTACCTCCTGTTTAAAATTTATTTGATATTATCTGTAACATTTTGTTAGCATCGGAATTATGTGGGTCAAGTTTTAAGACATTATTAAATATCTGCCTTGCTTTATGAAATAATCCTTTTTTATAATAAAGTAAACCTAAGTTGTTATAAACTTTGATATTTTTAGGATCAATCTTTATAATTTTTTGTGCTATAATGATAGTTTTATCGATCATTTCCTTATGATGATAAATTCTAGCTAACCTATTATACATTTCTATATCCTCATATTTAGGATTTAATTCTACAATTAATTCAAATATACTCATACATTTCTCTAATTCTTTTTTCTCATAATGGAAATTTCCAAGTTCATGAAGATATTTGATAGTAAGATTTAAGTCAATTGCTGAGGAGGATTTAAAGATTTCTGTTGCCTTACTCCATTTACCTAATAAAGAATAAACTACGCCTACTACATAAATTTTTTCCCATCTTTTAGTTTTTTTTTCTAATGCTTTTTCATATCTTAAAAGGATATTTTCATTCCAATTTTCTTTTTTACAAAATAAATAAAATCCATCTCCATAAAATAGGAGTTGATAATTAACATCATTTAAAAGTGCTGATAAATTATTTTTATAAGTTTCCCAAAAACTTCCTGTCCTTATAAAATTAGTTGAAACATCTAAAAAAAAGTATTCAATTTCTGGACTACAAGAAGGGTATTGATATACATTTTCTCGATTACATAACTCTGGAGCTAAACTATCCTGAACTGACAAACTAGCTTTATCCGAAATAATCTTTTTAATCTCGAAGTATAACCTGCGGTGAATAGAAGTAGAATAATCTTTGGGAGATAATGATAAAGAGAGAAATCTCTTATAATTATTAAATTCCCATCCTTCCCATGTTGTTAATTTTAAAAATGGAGGATGAGAAAAAAAATAACTTCCTATAACAGAAGTAGATAGGATAAAACTTGCACCTATAAAAGTAATTCTTTTTTCTCCTAATAGTGATATAATATTTTTTTTATTATCTTTTGCTTTAATTTGTCTTTTGGATGTTGAATAAGATGTTTTTTCCCCTATTCCAATAATTATATTCCTTAATCCATATATTCCAGCAATTATAAGGAAGGGAATAATAGAAGCAGAATATTGCCATTGAAGTGCCTGTTGTAATTCAAATGTAGATAGGAAATGAAGAAGTATTAAAGGAAAAGCTAAACATAAAACCTTTGGTGCAAATAAAGGTAAAAGCCCAAGAGGTACTAACAATAAGCATAAAGTTACTATTTGAATATTTCCAAAGGCATTTTTTAAAGTTAATAATGGATGCTTAAGATAATATTGAATTATTTGGAGAAATCCTCCACCACCTTCGGTAACATATCTTTGGATATGAGAATATTCTTCCCCTCCTCTAAAAAATGGTATAAGAACCCTTATTGCTAAAAGAGCCCAGATTATAGATATAACTATAGTAATTAACCCCAATTTTTTTTCTCTCATTACTAAAAATGCATATAACCC includes:
- a CDS encoding DUF2079 domain-containing protein translates to MLHHLNDYDKFLYGLCDLGMFTHVMWNTINGKILYFQVFGKGINFLGEHMSPILLLLVPFYWVYPDPKTLLFIQTVLISFGAIPVYLIAISVLKDRFAGLCFVVAYLFYPFTGRVNLFEFHEVCFVIPFLLFCFYFLQRRNYKLYYLFMILSLSVKEEISIAIFMIGLYAFLVMREKKLGLITIVISIIWALLAIRVLIPFFRGGEEYSHIQRYVTEGGGGFLQIIQYYLKHPLLTLKNAFGNIQIVTLCLLLVPLGLLPLFAPKVLCLAFPLILLHFLSTFELQQALQWQYSASIIPFLIIAGIYGLRNIIIGIGEKTSYSTSKRQIKAKDNKKNIISLLGEKRITFIGASFILSTSVIGSYFFSHPPFLKLTTWEGWEFNNYKRFLSLSLSPKDYSTSIHRRLYFEIKKIISDKASLSVQDSLAPELCNRENVYQYPSCSPEIEYFFLDVSTNFIRTGSFWETYKNNLSALLNDVNYQLLFYGDGFYLFCKKENWNENILLRYEKALEKKTKRWEKIYVVGVVYSLLGKWSKATEIFKSSSAIDLNLTIKYLHELGNFHYEKKELEKCMSIFELIVELNPKYEDIEMYNRLARIYHHKEMIDKTIIIAQKIIKIDPKNIKVYNNLGLLYYKKGLFHKARQIFNNVLKLDPHNSDANKMLQIISNKF